A stretch of the Myripristis murdjan chromosome 24, fMyrMur1.1, whole genome shotgun sequence genome encodes the following:
- the LOC115356122 gene encoding ankyrin repeat domain-containing protein 9 has translation MALSAGNSTPQSNEIKQRKSYSLLFYKAVRDLKPVWMLEDMRTMETFYQEEDASQRTYTPSEALLYAIVHDHQAYAQYLLSHYTDEALAKPGERFCCCPSSAPHLAMAVRYDRRFILGLILQEAHRMPSMPSYMNRGGCFHMEDGKTPLHLACELQRPEAVIMLLGNGASPHAEDHNGLTPLDVALENLRDSKVNGGEKRQCLDNLLMFMSEVNFKMKAALDTEPDSWTKVLGEETFKYLVGKSPAPLVLTAMQTILKQLSPATFPDSLHELPIPSSLKPQGLPSSQHQKLRLA, from the coding sequence ATGGCCTTGTCCGCCGGCAACTCCACGCCTCAGAGCAACGAGATCAAGCAACGCAAGTCCTACTCGCTGCTCTTCTACAAAGCCGTGCGGGACCTGAAGCCCGTCTGGATGCTGGAGGACATGCGGACCATGGAGACCTTCTACCAGGAGGAGGACGCCAGCCAGAGGACTTACACCCCCTCGGAGGCGCTGCTGTACGCCATAGTGCACGACCACCAGGCGTATGCCCAGTACCTGCTGAGCCACTACACCGACGAGGCGCTCGCCAAACCCGGGGAGCGTTTCTGCTGCTGCCCGTCCTCCGCCCCGCATCTCGCCATGGCCGTGCGCTACGACCGGCGCTTCATCCTGGGGCTCATCCTGCAGGAGGCGCACCGGATGCCCAGCATGCCCTCGTACATGAACAGAGGAGGGTGTTTCCACATGGAGGATGGCAAGACCCCTTTGCATTTGGCGTGCGAGCTGCAGCGTCCCGAGGCGGTCATCATGCTGCTGGGGAACGGAGCGTCCCCCCACGCCGAGGACCACAACGGCCTGACCCCCCTGGATGTTGCCCTGGAGAACCTGCGGGACTCCAAGGTGAACGGCGGCGAGAAGAGACAGTGCCTGGACAATTTGTTGATGTTCATGTCCGAGgttaatttcaaaatgaaagcgGCTCTAGACACAGAGCCGGACAGCTGGACTAAAGTGCTCGGCGAGGAGACGTTCAAGTACCTGGTGGGGAAGAGCCCGGCCCCCCTGGTGCTCACCGCTATGCAAACTATCCTGAAGCAGCTGAGCCCCGCGACGTTCCCGGACAGCCTGCATGAGCTGCCCATCCCCTCCTCCCTGAAACCACAAGGTCTACCTTCCAGCCAGCACCAAAAGCTCAGACTCGCATAG
- the lrfn2b gene encoding leucine-rich repeat and fibronectin type-III domain-containing protein 2, giving the protein MDHIICCLLVLGTTVMIAHACPKYCVCQNLSESLGTLCPSKGLLFVPPDIDRSTVELRLGGNYILRITQQDFANMTDLVDLTLSRNTISYIQPFSFGDLETLRSLHLDNNRLTELGPDDLRGLVNLQHLIVNNNQLGRIHDKAFEDLAPALEDLDLSYNNLMSLPWDSVRQMINLHQLSLDHNLLDFIPEGTFTDLERLARLDLTSNRLQKLPPDPIFARAQDSMILTTPYTPQLSLSLGGNPLHCNCEMLWLRRLERDDDLETCASPPALKGRYFWYVKEEEFVCQPPLITQHTHRMLVLEGQTASLRCEAIGDPNPTIHWISPDDRLLGNSSRTAVYSNGTLSITITTSKDYGTFTCIAANVAGESTASVEVSIVQLPHLSNGTGQPAQPKSRLSDITGTTRISKGAPKSQPERAVSVSEVTAVSALVKWSVSKSAPKVKMYQLQYNCSDDEVLIYRMIPASSKAFLVTNLVSGTRYDLCVLAAWDDTATTLTATNVVGCTEFFTQDDYPQCQSLPSQLLGGTMILVVGGIIVATLLVFIVILMVRYKAGDNEPPVGKLTSVSDTHSQTNGGRLGQNGVLMPQPQPQPQPPSKVKAKVTLQNEVVEFKCGSLQSSLTSSSSSSGSMAADSYSPNSALANIWRSAPSKPRPNLDHLLGAFTSLELRGAQGRDPTPSSSTAVMAAKPLTDREPLLGRTLDSRLSRLLMLPLDSKPKRSQSFDMGDVTGASAAQLCSYPRRISSIWTKRSLSVNGMLLQCDEEGDTGGSKGTIDSADWVMESTV; this is encoded by the exons ATGGACCACATCATCTGTTGCCTGCTGGTCCTGGGAACCACAGTGATGATCGCTCATGCGTGCCCCAAGTACTGTGTATGCCAGAATCTGTCCGAGTCCCTGGGGACCCTGTGTCCCTCCAAAGGCCTTCTTTTCGTGCCTCCAGACATTGATCGCAGCACCGTGGAGCTCCGGCTGGGGGGAAACTACATCCTCCGTATCACCCAGCAGGACTTTGCTAACATGACTGACCTGGTAGACCTGACCCTCTCTAGGAACACCATCAGCTACATCCAGCCCTTCTCCTTTGGTGACCTGGAGACGCTGCGCTCTCTCCACTTGGACAACAACCGTCTTACAGAGCTCGGCCCGGATGATTTGCGAGGCCTGGTCAACCTGCAGCACCTCATCGTCAATAACAACCAGCTGGGACGCATCCACGACAAAGCCTTCGAGGACCTGGCCCCTGCCTTGGAGGACCTGGACCTCTCCTACAACAACCTGATGTCTCTGCCATGGGATTCAGTACGCCAGATGATCAACCTGCACCAGCTCAGCCTGGACCACAATCTGCTGGATTTCATTCCGGAGGGGACTTTTACTGACCTGGAGAGGCTTGCGAGGCTGGACCTAACTTCCAACCGCCTGCAGAAGCTACCCCCCGATCCAATCTTCGCCCGCGCCCAAGACTCGATGATCCTGACCACGCCGTACACCCCTCAACTGTCCCTAAGCCTTGGTGGAAACCCATTGCACTGCAACTGTGAGATGTTGTGGCTGCGGAGGCTGGAAAGAGACGACGACCTGGAGACCTGCGCCTCCCCTCCCGCCTTGAAGGGCCGTTACTTTTGGTACGTCAaggaggaggagtttgtgtgcCAGCCTCCTCTCATCACTCAGCACACCCACAGGATGCTCGTCTTGGAGGGGCAGACCGCCAGCCTGAGGTGCGAGGCGATCGGAGACCCCAACCCCACCATCCACTGGATCTCCCCTGACGACCGTCTCCTAGGCAACTCCTCCCGCACTGCAGTCTACAGCAACGGAACCCTGAGCATCACGATCACCACCTCCAAGGATTATGGCACCTTCACCTGCATCGCTGCCAATGTAGCTGGGGAATCCACCGCCTCCGTTGAAGTGTCCATCGTGCAGCTGCCCCACCTCAGCAACGGCACCGGGCAGCCGGCCCAGCCCAAGTCCCGCCTCTCTGACATCACGGGCACCACTAGAATCAGCAAGGGGGCTCCCAAGAGCCAACCGGAGAgggctgtgtctgtgtccgaGGTGACTGCCGTGTCAGCGTTGGTCAAGTGGTCGGTGAGCAAGTCGGCGCCCAAAGTGAAGATGTACCAGCTTCAGTACAACTGCTCTGATGACGAGGTTCTGATCTACAG GATGATCCCGGCCTCCAGCAAAGCCTTCCTGGTGACAAACCTGGTGTCCGGGACCCGCTACGATCTGTGTGTGCTGGCCGCCTGGGACGACACCGCCACCACCCTGACTGCCACCAACGTGGTGGGCTGCACCGAGTTCTTCACGCAGGATGACTACCCTCAGTGCCAGTCTCTGCCCAGCCAGCTGCTGGGCGGCACCATGATCCTGGTGGTGGGGGGCATCATCGTGGCCACGCTGCTCGTCTTCATCGTCATCCTCATGGTGCGTTACAAGGCCGGGGATAACGAGCCCCCTGTGGGGAAGCTGACCAGTGTCAGCGACACCCACTCTCAGACCAACGGGGGCCGGCTCGGGCAGAACGGCGTGCTCATGCCTCAGCCCCAGCCGCAGCCCCAGCCTCCGTCTAAAGTCAAGGCCAAAGTGACGCTGCAGAACGAGGTGGTGGAGTTCAAGTGCGGCTCCCTCCAGAGCAgcctcacctcttcctcctcctcctcaggctcAATGGCCGCGGACTCGTACAGCCCGAACAGCGCACTCGCCAACATTTGGAGGTCGGCGCCCTCCAAGCCCCGGCCCAACCTGGACCACCTTCTCGGGGCCTTCACCTCACTGGAGCTGCGGGGGGCGCAGGGCCGGGACCCGACACCCTCCAGCAGCACGGCAGTGATGGCGGCGAAGCCCCTCACAGACCGGGAGCCTCTGCTGGGCCGGACGCTGGACTCTCGGCTCAGCCGGCTCCTCATGCTACCTCTGGACTCCAAGCCAAAGAGGAGCCAGTCGTTCGACATGGGAGACGTAACGGGGGCCAGCGCCGCTCAGCTGTGCAGCTACCCGCGCAGGATCAGCAGCATCTGGACTAAGAGGAGCCTGTCAGTAAATGGGATGCTGCTGCAGTGCGATGAGGAGGGGGACACAGGGGGGAGCAAGGGGACGATAGACAGTGCCGACTGGGTGATGGAGAGTACTGTCTAG